One genomic segment of Macaca fascicularis isolate 582-1 chromosome 19, T2T-MFA8v1.1 includes these proteins:
- the ZNF599 gene encoding zinc finger protein 599 isoform X2 — MAAPALALVSFEDVVVTFTGEEWGHLDLAQRTLYQEVMLETCRLLVSLGHPVPKPELIYLLEHGQDLWTVKRGLSQSTCAGEKAKPKTTEPTVSQLAFSEEFSFQEFLAQRSSRDSRFGQARDEEKLIEIQEGNLRPGTNPHKEICPGKLSYKHDDLEPDDSLGLRVLQERVTPQDAVHEHDSQRPEKDPIIDARNNPYTCMECGKGFSKKWALVRHQQIHAGVKPYECNECGKACRYMADVIRHMRLHTGEKPYKCIECGKAFKRRFHLTEHQRIHTGDKPYECKECGKAFTHRSSFIQHNMTHTREKPFLCKECGKAFYYSSSFAQHMRIHTGKKLYECSKCGKAFTHRSTFIQHNMTHTGEKPFLCKECGKAFCLNSSFTQHMRIHTGEKPYECSECGKAFTHRSTFIRHKRTHTGEKPFECKECGKAFCDSSSLIQHMRIHTGEKPYECSKCGKAFTHHSVFIRHNRTHSGQKPLECKECAKAFYYSSSFTRHMRIHTGEKPYVCRECGKAFTQPANFVRHKRIHTGEKPFECKECEKAFCDNFALTQHMRTHTGEKPFECNECGKTFSHSSSFTHHRKIHTRV, encoded by the exons GGCATCCTGTTCCCAAACCAGAGCTGATCTACCTACTGGAACATGGACAGGACCTGTGGACAGTGAAGAGAGGCCTCTCCCAAAGCACTTGTGCAG GTGAAAAAGCAAAACCCAAGACTACAGAGCCTACTGTTTCTCAGCTGGCCTTCTCTGAGGAATTCTCTTTCCAGGAATTTCTGGCACAGAGATCCTCAAGAGATTCCAGGTTTGGGCAAGCTAGAGATGAGGAAAAGCTAATAGAAATTCAGGAAGggaacttgaggccaggaacaaACCCGCACAAAGAGATATGCCCTGGGAAGTTGAGCTATAAACATGACGATTTGGAGCCAGATGATAGTCTGGGCTTAAGGGTTTTACAGGAACGAGTCACTCCACAAGATGCTGTCCATGAACATGACTCTCAACGACCAGAAAAAGACCCCATAATTGATGCAAGGAATAACCCTTACACATGCATGGAATGTGGGAAAGGCTTTAGCAAGAAGTGGGCCCTTGTTCGGCATCAACAGATTCATGCTGGAGTGAAGCCCTATGAGTGCAATGAGTGTGGGAAAGCCTGTCGTTATATGGCTGATGTCATTCGACATATGAGGCTTCATACTGGGGAAAAGCCATATAAGTGTATtgagtgtgggaaagccttcaaaCGCAGGTTTCACCTCACAGAGCACCAGCGTATTCACACCGGAGATAAGCCCTATGAGTgcaaagaatgtggcaaagcattCACCCACCGCTCTTCTTTTATCCAGCATAATATGACTCACACTCGAGAAAAACCCTTTTTATGCaaagaatgtgggaaagctttttaCTACAGTTCCTCATTTGCTCAACACATGAGGATTCATACTGGAAAGAAACTCTATGAGTGCAGTAAATGTGGAAAGGCCTTCACACACCGCTCCACATTTATCCAGCACAATATGACCCACACGGGAGAAAAACCATTTTTatgtaaagaatgtggaaaagccttttgCCTCAACTCATCCTTCACTCAGCACATGAggattcacactggagagaaaccctatgagtgcagtgaatgtggaaagGCCTTTACTCATCGCTCCACTTTCATCCGACATAAGAGGACCCATACCGGAGAGAAGCCCTTTGAGTGCAaagaatgtgggaaggccttttGTGACAGCTCTTCCTTAATTCAACACATGAGGATTCACACTGGTGAGAAGCCTTATGAGTGCAGTAAATGTGGAAAGGCCTTTACACACCATTCTGTTTTTATTCGACACAACAGGACCCACAGTGGACAAAAACCCTTGGAGTGCAAAGAATGTGCAAAAGCCTTTTACTATAGCTCTTCCTTCACTCGACACATGAggattcacactggagagaaaccctatgttTGTAGAGAATGTGGGAAGGCTTTTACCCAACCTGCAAATTTTGTTCGGCATAAGAGGAtccacactggagaaaaaccctttGAATGCAAAGAATGTGAGAAAGCCTTCTGTGACAACTTTGCTTTAACTCAGCACATGagaactcatactggagagaaaccctttGAGTGCAATGAATGTGGAAAGACCTTCAGCCACAGTTCATCGTTCACTCACCATCGAAAGATTCATACCAGAGTTTAA
- the ZNF599 gene encoding zinc finger protein 599 isoform X4, with the protein MLETCRLLVSLGHPVPKPELIYLLEHGQDLWTVKRGLSQSTCAGEKAKPKTTEPTVSQLAFSEEFSFQEFLAQRSSRDSRFGQARDEEKLIEIQEGNLRPGTNPHKEICPGKLSYKHDDLEPDDSLGLRVLQERVTPQDAVHEHDSQRPEKDPIIDARNNPYTCMECGKGFSKKWALVRHQQIHAGVKPYECNECGKACRYMADVIRHMRLHTGEKPYKCIECGKAFKRRFHLTEHQRIHTGDKPYECKECGKAFTHRSSFIQHNMTHTREKPFLCKECGKAFYYSSSFAQHMRIHTGKKLYECSKCGKAFTHRSTFIQHNMTHTGEKPFLCKECGKAFCLNSSFTQHMRIHTGEKPYECSECGKAFTHRSTFIRHKRTHTGEKPFECKECGKAFCDSSSLIQHMRIHTGEKPYECSKCGKAFTHHSVFIRHNRTHSGQKPLECKECAKAFYYSSSFTRHMRIHTGEKPYVCRECGKAFTQPANFVRHKRIHTGEKPFECKECEKAFCDNFALTQHMRTHTGEKPFECNECGKTFSHSSSFTHHRKIHTRV; encoded by the exons GGCATCCTGTTCCCAAACCAGAGCTGATCTACCTACTGGAACATGGACAGGACCTGTGGACAGTGAAGAGAGGCCTCTCCCAAAGCACTTGTGCAG GTGAAAAAGCAAAACCCAAGACTACAGAGCCTACTGTTTCTCAGCTGGCCTTCTCTGAGGAATTCTCTTTCCAGGAATTTCTGGCACAGAGATCCTCAAGAGATTCCAGGTTTGGGCAAGCTAGAGATGAGGAAAAGCTAATAGAAATTCAGGAAGggaacttgaggccaggaacaaACCCGCACAAAGAGATATGCCCTGGGAAGTTGAGCTATAAACATGACGATTTGGAGCCAGATGATAGTCTGGGCTTAAGGGTTTTACAGGAACGAGTCACTCCACAAGATGCTGTCCATGAACATGACTCTCAACGACCAGAAAAAGACCCCATAATTGATGCAAGGAATAACCCTTACACATGCATGGAATGTGGGAAAGGCTTTAGCAAGAAGTGGGCCCTTGTTCGGCATCAACAGATTCATGCTGGAGTGAAGCCCTATGAGTGCAATGAGTGTGGGAAAGCCTGTCGTTATATGGCTGATGTCATTCGACATATGAGGCTTCATACTGGGGAAAAGCCATATAAGTGTATtgagtgtgggaaagccttcaaaCGCAGGTTTCACCTCACAGAGCACCAGCGTATTCACACCGGAGATAAGCCCTATGAGTgcaaagaatgtggcaaagcattCACCCACCGCTCTTCTTTTATCCAGCATAATATGACTCACACTCGAGAAAAACCCTTTTTATGCaaagaatgtgggaaagctttttaCTACAGTTCCTCATTTGCTCAACACATGAGGATTCATACTGGAAAGAAACTCTATGAGTGCAGTAAATGTGGAAAGGCCTTCACACACCGCTCCACATTTATCCAGCACAATATGACCCACACGGGAGAAAAACCATTTTTatgtaaagaatgtggaaaagccttttgCCTCAACTCATCCTTCACTCAGCACATGAggattcacactggagagaaaccctatgagtgcagtgaatgtggaaagGCCTTTACTCATCGCTCCACTTTCATCCGACATAAGAGGACCCATACCGGAGAGAAGCCCTTTGAGTGCAaagaatgtgggaaggccttttGTGACAGCTCTTCCTTAATTCAACACATGAGGATTCACACTGGTGAGAAGCCTTATGAGTGCAGTAAATGTGGAAAGGCCTTTACACACCATTCTGTTTTTATTCGACACAACAGGACCCACAGTGGACAAAAACCCTTGGAGTGCAAAGAATGTGCAAAAGCCTTTTACTATAGCTCTTCCTTCACTCGACACATGAggattcacactggagagaaaccctatgttTGTAGAGAATGTGGGAAGGCTTTTACCCAACCTGCAAATTTTGTTCGGCATAAGAGGAtccacactggagaaaaaccctttGAATGCAAAGAATGTGAGAAAGCCTTCTGTGACAACTTTGCTTTAACTCAGCACATGagaactcatactggagagaaaccctttGAGTGCAATGAATGTGGAAAGACCTTCAGCCACAGTTCATCGTTCACTCACCATCGAAAGATTCATACCAGAGTTTAA
- the ZNF599 gene encoding zinc finger protein 599 isoform X3 yields MLETCRLLVSLVVSPCTGHPVPKPELIYLLEHGQDLWTVKRGLSQSTCAGEKAKPKTTEPTVSQLAFSEEFSFQEFLAQRSSRDSRFGQARDEEKLIEIQEGNLRPGTNPHKEICPGKLSYKHDDLEPDDSLGLRVLQERVTPQDAVHEHDSQRPEKDPIIDARNNPYTCMECGKGFSKKWALVRHQQIHAGVKPYECNECGKACRYMADVIRHMRLHTGEKPYKCIECGKAFKRRFHLTEHQRIHTGDKPYECKECGKAFTHRSSFIQHNMTHTREKPFLCKECGKAFYYSSSFAQHMRIHTGKKLYECSKCGKAFTHRSTFIQHNMTHTGEKPFLCKECGKAFCLNSSFTQHMRIHTGEKPYECSECGKAFTHRSTFIRHKRTHTGEKPFECKECGKAFCDSSSLIQHMRIHTGEKPYECSKCGKAFTHHSVFIRHNRTHSGQKPLECKECAKAFYYSSSFTRHMRIHTGEKPYVCRECGKAFTQPANFVRHKRIHTGEKPFECKECEKAFCDNFALTQHMRTHTGEKPFECNECGKTFSHSSSFTHHRKIHTRV; encoded by the exons TTGTTTCTCCATGCACAGGGCATCCTGTTCCCAAACCAGAGCTGATCTACCTACTGGAACATGGACAGGACCTGTGGACAGTGAAGAGAGGCCTCTCCCAAAGCACTTGTGCAG GTGAAAAAGCAAAACCCAAGACTACAGAGCCTACTGTTTCTCAGCTGGCCTTCTCTGAGGAATTCTCTTTCCAGGAATTTCTGGCACAGAGATCCTCAAGAGATTCCAGGTTTGGGCAAGCTAGAGATGAGGAAAAGCTAATAGAAATTCAGGAAGggaacttgaggccaggaacaaACCCGCACAAAGAGATATGCCCTGGGAAGTTGAGCTATAAACATGACGATTTGGAGCCAGATGATAGTCTGGGCTTAAGGGTTTTACAGGAACGAGTCACTCCACAAGATGCTGTCCATGAACATGACTCTCAACGACCAGAAAAAGACCCCATAATTGATGCAAGGAATAACCCTTACACATGCATGGAATGTGGGAAAGGCTTTAGCAAGAAGTGGGCCCTTGTTCGGCATCAACAGATTCATGCTGGAGTGAAGCCCTATGAGTGCAATGAGTGTGGGAAAGCCTGTCGTTATATGGCTGATGTCATTCGACATATGAGGCTTCATACTGGGGAAAAGCCATATAAGTGTATtgagtgtgggaaagccttcaaaCGCAGGTTTCACCTCACAGAGCACCAGCGTATTCACACCGGAGATAAGCCCTATGAGTgcaaagaatgtggcaaagcattCACCCACCGCTCTTCTTTTATCCAGCATAATATGACTCACACTCGAGAAAAACCCTTTTTATGCaaagaatgtgggaaagctttttaCTACAGTTCCTCATTTGCTCAACACATGAGGATTCATACTGGAAAGAAACTCTATGAGTGCAGTAAATGTGGAAAGGCCTTCACACACCGCTCCACATTTATCCAGCACAATATGACCCACACGGGAGAAAAACCATTTTTatgtaaagaatgtggaaaagccttttgCCTCAACTCATCCTTCACTCAGCACATGAggattcacactggagagaaaccctatgagtgcagtgaatgtggaaagGCCTTTACTCATCGCTCCACTTTCATCCGACATAAGAGGACCCATACCGGAGAGAAGCCCTTTGAGTGCAaagaatgtgggaaggccttttGTGACAGCTCTTCCTTAATTCAACACATGAGGATTCACACTGGTGAGAAGCCTTATGAGTGCAGTAAATGTGGAAAGGCCTTTACACACCATTCTGTTTTTATTCGACACAACAGGACCCACAGTGGACAAAAACCCTTGGAGTGCAAAGAATGTGCAAAAGCCTTTTACTATAGCTCTTCCTTCACTCGACACATGAggattcacactggagagaaaccctatgttTGTAGAGAATGTGGGAAGGCTTTTACCCAACCTGCAAATTTTGTTCGGCATAAGAGGAtccacactggagaaaaaccctttGAATGCAAAGAATGTGAGAAAGCCTTCTGTGACAACTTTGCTTTAACTCAGCACATGagaactcatactggagagaaaccctttGAGTGCAATGAATGTGGAAAGACCTTCAGCCACAGTTCATCGTTCACTCACCATCGAAAGATTCATACCAGAGTTTAA
- the ZNF599 gene encoding zinc finger protein 599 isoform X1, which translates to MAAPALALVSFEDVVVTFTGEEWGHLDLAQRTLYQEVMLETCRLLVSLVVSPCTGHPVPKPELIYLLEHGQDLWTVKRGLSQSTCAGEKAKPKTTEPTVSQLAFSEEFSFQEFLAQRSSRDSRFGQARDEEKLIEIQEGNLRPGTNPHKEICPGKLSYKHDDLEPDDSLGLRVLQERVTPQDAVHEHDSQRPEKDPIIDARNNPYTCMECGKGFSKKWALVRHQQIHAGVKPYECNECGKACRYMADVIRHMRLHTGEKPYKCIECGKAFKRRFHLTEHQRIHTGDKPYECKECGKAFTHRSSFIQHNMTHTREKPFLCKECGKAFYYSSSFAQHMRIHTGKKLYECSKCGKAFTHRSTFIQHNMTHTGEKPFLCKECGKAFCLNSSFTQHMRIHTGEKPYECSECGKAFTHRSTFIRHKRTHTGEKPFECKECGKAFCDSSSLIQHMRIHTGEKPYECSKCGKAFTHHSVFIRHNRTHSGQKPLECKECAKAFYYSSSFTRHMRIHTGEKPYVCRECGKAFTQPANFVRHKRIHTGEKPFECKECEKAFCDNFALTQHMRTHTGEKPFECNECGKTFSHSSSFTHHRKIHTRV; encoded by the exons TTGTTTCTCCATGCACAGGGCATCCTGTTCCCAAACCAGAGCTGATCTACCTACTGGAACATGGACAGGACCTGTGGACAGTGAAGAGAGGCCTCTCCCAAAGCACTTGTGCAG GTGAAAAAGCAAAACCCAAGACTACAGAGCCTACTGTTTCTCAGCTGGCCTTCTCTGAGGAATTCTCTTTCCAGGAATTTCTGGCACAGAGATCCTCAAGAGATTCCAGGTTTGGGCAAGCTAGAGATGAGGAAAAGCTAATAGAAATTCAGGAAGggaacttgaggccaggaacaaACCCGCACAAAGAGATATGCCCTGGGAAGTTGAGCTATAAACATGACGATTTGGAGCCAGATGATAGTCTGGGCTTAAGGGTTTTACAGGAACGAGTCACTCCACAAGATGCTGTCCATGAACATGACTCTCAACGACCAGAAAAAGACCCCATAATTGATGCAAGGAATAACCCTTACACATGCATGGAATGTGGGAAAGGCTTTAGCAAGAAGTGGGCCCTTGTTCGGCATCAACAGATTCATGCTGGAGTGAAGCCCTATGAGTGCAATGAGTGTGGGAAAGCCTGTCGTTATATGGCTGATGTCATTCGACATATGAGGCTTCATACTGGGGAAAAGCCATATAAGTGTATtgagtgtgggaaagccttcaaaCGCAGGTTTCACCTCACAGAGCACCAGCGTATTCACACCGGAGATAAGCCCTATGAGTgcaaagaatgtggcaaagcattCACCCACCGCTCTTCTTTTATCCAGCATAATATGACTCACACTCGAGAAAAACCCTTTTTATGCaaagaatgtgggaaagctttttaCTACAGTTCCTCATTTGCTCAACACATGAGGATTCATACTGGAAAGAAACTCTATGAGTGCAGTAAATGTGGAAAGGCCTTCACACACCGCTCCACATTTATCCAGCACAATATGACCCACACGGGAGAAAAACCATTTTTatgtaaagaatgtggaaaagccttttgCCTCAACTCATCCTTCACTCAGCACATGAggattcacactggagagaaaccctatgagtgcagtgaatgtggaaagGCCTTTACTCATCGCTCCACTTTCATCCGACATAAGAGGACCCATACCGGAGAGAAGCCCTTTGAGTGCAaagaatgtgggaaggccttttGTGACAGCTCTTCCTTAATTCAACACATGAGGATTCACACTGGTGAGAAGCCTTATGAGTGCAGTAAATGTGGAAAGGCCTTTACACACCATTCTGTTTTTATTCGACACAACAGGACCCACAGTGGACAAAAACCCTTGGAGTGCAAAGAATGTGCAAAAGCCTTTTACTATAGCTCTTCCTTCACTCGACACATGAggattcacactggagagaaaccctatgttTGTAGAGAATGTGGGAAGGCTTTTACCCAACCTGCAAATTTTGTTCGGCATAAGAGGAtccacactggagaaaaaccctttGAATGCAAAGAATGTGAGAAAGCCTTCTGTGACAACTTTGCTTTAACTCAGCACATGagaactcatactggagagaaaccctttGAGTGCAATGAATGTGGAAAGACCTTCAGCCACAGTTCATCGTTCACTCACCATCGAAAGATTCATACCAGAGTTTAA